Within Bdellovibrio bacteriovorus HD100, the genomic segment AGGCAATGAACCTGCGCGCCGAAATGCGCCGGGGAAACCTCAAGCCGTGAAAAAGGCGGCTCCTGCCGGCAAGCCAAAAAGCAAGGGTGGCAAAATCAACCCCTTTGCCGGCAAGACGGTAGCACCCAAAAAATCGGGTGCAAAGAAATCAGGATTTGCGAAGAGAAAATAAACAAAAGGCCCTCTGAAAAGAGGGCCTTTTTAGTTAGATCTTTTTAGCCTGATTAGGCAGGCAAAGTCCCTGCATCAGGATCTTGTTCGTCCAGGAAAAGAATCCCAGACTGGTGGAATACTGCGTGGTGATGGCTGTCACTTGCCCCTGAGGGCAGGCGCGCATCAGTTTGTTATAGGCTTCATCCACATAGTCGGTATTTCCGATGAAATGGAAGATCACAAACTGTTCAGAATAAGCCTTGACCATTTCGCCGCTTTCAATCGGCGCTGCGGGCGCAAAATCCGAGGTGTGCACCTCATGAATGGAGTGCGCACAGGACGCCAGGAAAAGGAAAAGGGACAGTCCCAGGGCTTTCATTTATGAATTCCCCGCTTTTTTCGTTGTCACAGCCTTCGCCGCTGGAGCCGTGTTGCAGAAGCCGGTGGTCACCACGTGCTTTTTGAACACCAGGAGGTAAGCGATGGTTTCGTCCTTGGTCAGGATGCCGGAAACAACACCGTTCGGGCATTGTCTTTTCAGGTCTTCAACCAGCGGATCGATATAGTCGTTGTCGAAATTGAAACCCAGAATAATCCAGCGGGATACTTCCGCCTTCACGGGGGTGTTGCGGTTGGCGGGAATCGGAGTCAAAGAAACGGAATTCACACTGGCACAACCCACCAGGCCAGAGCCAAGAACAAGAACAGACAAGAGAGCTTTGGATAGACTCTGGAACATTTTAGATATCTCCTTTGTTGGAATTCATGATTTCGTTGTGGCTGACATCAGCCGGGGGCGCTTGACGGGCTTTGCGGCAAAACCCGGTGACTTTCACGATCTCACCTGACACCGCCGGGTACTTGCGCATTTCACGGATCGACATCAAGCCTGTCACGTTGCCTGAAGGGCATTTTTGATAGATTTCATAAATCAGCTTTTCGGCAAACCGCTGATTGTAAGTCACATTTCCGGTGCGAGGACCCATCTGGAAAAGAGAGATAAGAGCTGCAATTCCCGCGGCATCGTCACCACCCTGGGTGTTGGAAGCCTTCAACAGGCCGCCAATCTCCTCAGTGCTGACGCCCACTTCGCTCATCAGAATTTCAAAGGGGATTTGCACCGCTGTGTTGCGGTTGTCGATGGAGCCCACCTGCACATGGTGCAAGACGGCGCATCCGGAAAGGCCCAAAACAAGCACAGGGCTGAGAACTTTAAAAAGTGCATTCGGTTTTTTCATGGAACTCATCCTAAAGAATCCAAAGTTGTTAAACCACAACTTCTGCCTGGCGTTAGGACCACGAACTTCGTCGGCGACGGAAACTGACTCGCCTCGATATAGGGCCAATGTTTTATCACAAATTCACGTCTCAACTCGTCGGTGAACGATCTGAGTCTTAGTATGGTATAGTTTCTTCATATGGGTGTTTGGCTATATCTTTAGCGTGGGCGCTGTGTTCTACTGAAGTCACTTAGTCGTTCACATACTTCATCAGATGTCCTTTTGTCTTCTGCGAATGGCCCCTAGCTTTCTAAGGAGGCAAATATGGGAAAAAAAATATACGTCGGTAATCTTTCATACAATGTGGATCAGGATCAGCTTGGTGGCTTGTTTGCTGATTTCGGCACTGTTGATTCCGTAAACATCATCACAGACCGTGACACTGGTCGCAGCAAAGGTTTCGCATTTGTTGAAATGTCTTCGGACTCTGAAGCAACTGCTGCGATTGACAAGCTGAATGGCATGGATCTTGGTGGTCGTGCGATGAATATCTCTGAAGCTAAACCACAAGAGCCGCGCTCTGGTGGCGGTCCACGTCGCAATGGCGGTGGATTCGGCGGATCTCGTCGTTCTTACTAGTATTATCATAGGCAGTCGGCCGGTACTTTAAAATACCGGCCTTTTCATTTCTAAACAGGGAGGCCTATGGCTAAGGACGATTTAGTAAGTATTGATGGGAAAGTTTCTGATATGTCCGGCGGGGGTGTTTATTTCATCACTCTTGATAACGGAGTCGATATTCGTGCACGTTTGTGCGGAAAAATGAAAAAGTTCAGAATCAAGGTTGTGGTCGGTGACCGTGTCACTGTGGGGTTGTCCCCTTATGATCCAACCCACGGCCTGATCACCCACCGATTCAAGGCTTAAGGCCTCAAAAAGCGCGAATCGCAATTAGAAACGATTCGCGTTCACAACCGACATATCAATAAACGGCTTCTTTCCTTCGACAAGGTCTGCGACCAGCAATCCTGTGCCTGCGCCACTTTGCAGTCCCAGCATCTGGTGACCCACGGCCAAAACAAGATTATTCAGATTCTGATGATATCCAATCAAAGGCACACCATCCGGAGTGCACGGGCGAAGGCCCGCCCACAGTTCCTGTACCTGAAGCTCCTCTGGAAGATGCAAAAATTCTCTGGCGCCCTTTTTGATGCTTTCAACACGTCTTTGGGTGATTGAGAAGTCCTGGTCCACCAGCTCCAGTGTGCCGGCGATGCGCAGTGTGTTTTCGCGCGGGGTGATGGCGATCTTTTTTTCGACCAGCATGATCGGGTATTGCGGCTGTTTTTCCAGGGTCGGAACAATCATCGCATAGCCTTTGCCACCCAGAATCGGCACCCGCAGACGCATCATCTTGGCCAGGGATTTGGACCAGCTGCCGGTGGCCATGACAATCTGTTTGGCGCGAATGGTGCCTTGGGATGTCTTTACCGATTCGATACGGTTGCCAGAGATTTCCATATCCTGCAGCTCGCAGTTTTCCAGAATTTCACCACCGTTTTTGCGGATTTCTTTGGCCAGGGCCTGAACCACTAGATAGGGTTCGGCCATGGCTTCCTTGTCAAAGTAAACACCGCCCAAAAGGGGAGCTTTCAGTGCTGGCTCCATCTGCTGGATGTCGTCGCTGTTTAAGACCTTGCCGGTGACGCCGATGTTTTTGACGTATTCCAGCTCTTCGACGGCAGCAGCCACGCCGGCTTGGGTGCGGCTGACCATCATCAGGCCTTTTTGTTGGAAGCGGATTTCCGGATAAAGCTGCCCCAGCTTTTCATATTCGGTCAGACTTTTTTGGGAAAGCACCACCAAGGCATCCACCGCGCGGCGTGCTTGGGTGGCGTTCATGTTCTTCATAAAGTGGTACATCCAGTTCGCCAGATCCAAAGATAATGAAGGTTTGATGTAAAGAGGACCTTCGGGATTCAGCAGCCACTTCATGGATTTAATCAGCATGCCAGGCATTGGCAGGGGCATGGCAAAACAAGGGGTCATCCATCCGGCATTGCCGTAAGAACAGCCTTTGCCGACGGCGCCCTTATCAATCACACACACCTTGGCGCCACGACGAGAAAGTTCAGCACCCACAGACGCGCCAATAATACCGGCGCCCACGACCAGAATATCCACTTCTTTATTTTGCATTTCTACATTTGATAAAGTTTCACACTCAAAAGCAAGTGGGGCTGGGCCTGAATTTTCGTGGTCATGAGGATATTTGCATTTAGTGAAGGTCGTCGTGAATATCCGCTGGACGATAGCGCAGGAACACGTTTCCATTTTTAAAACTGCGGCACTCTACCAGCTTCAGATCCCGGCGGGATTTCAGTCCCTCAAACTGGGATCGGCCCGAACCTAAAAGCAAAGGCAGCACCACAACGGAATATTCATCAATCAGCTTGGCCTCGGCCAGCTGGGCGACAATGCTACCGCTTCCCAGGATGGCGATGTCCGGCCCATTTTGCTTTTTTAGCTTTCTGATTTCACTGACCAGGTCACCTTTGATCAGCTCTGAGTTTTCCCAGGTCACTTCGTTCAGACTGTGCGAGACCACGTATTTTTTCATGCGGTTCATGCCCTCGGCAATTTCGGGCATGGCCTCTTTGGCCGAAGGGGTGGGCCAGAAGCTGGCCATCATGTCATAGGTTTTTCTTCCAAACAGCAGGGCACCGCCACCTTTGGCATTCCCGGCGACAAAGGCGGTGAATTCGTCGTCTTGTTCCTGATTATGGGCCCAGCTCATGTCTGAAATTTTATCCGCAAAATAGCCATCCAGCGAAACAGAGTTAAAGACGGTGATAGTGCGCATAGGGCCTCCTTGCAGTGCCCTTATTTTAAGTCCGTTTCGGGGTTTTGAAACCCTGCAATTTGTCATTTCGATTTAAGGCCCGGTTGATGGGTAAATTCTGGAAATTTCTTCCTTTTTTCAATTAAAGGTCCCGCTTTTTCAGGCCCTGTGGTAGATGCTTCGTTTAATTCCAAGAGGTTTCCCGTGAAGTTTGAAAAGTTCCATTTGTCCGAAGATCTGCTGCGTAACCTGACCGACAATGGTTTCTTCAGAACCACCGACATCCAGTACAAAGCCATTCCTTCCATTCTGAAGGGCGAGGACGTCCTGGCGATTGCTCAAACCGGAACCGGAAAAACCGCCGCCTTTGCCATTCCAATCATCAATATGATCCACACGGAAAAAAGCAGCAAACGTGCGATTGGGATCAAATGTCTGATTTTGGTTCCAACCCGTGAATTGGCTCAGCAGATCGGCGAGGTCTTCAATAAACTTTCCAAGCACACCAAGGTGAAGCCTTTTGCCCTGTTTGGGGGCGTGGAACAAGATGCGCAAATTCAGAAACTTCAGGACGGGATTGATATTCTGATTTCGACTCCGGGTCGCATGTTTGATCTGATTGCCCAAGGGCATGTGGACATCAGCCGCATTGAAACTTTGGTGCTGGATGAAGCCGATCACATGCTGGATCTGGGCTTTATTGATGACATCACCTCTGTGAAGCGCAAGCTGACGAAACGTCACCAGACTTTGTTCTTCTCTGCGACGATCAATCCTGAAATCAAAAAGCTGGCGTTTTCTCAAGTTCGCAGCAGTGCGATTCGCATTCAGATTTCCCCGGAAGATCCCGTATCTAAAAACATCACGCACTTCGTGATGCACGTTGAAATGGACGACAAGCGTTTCTTCCTGGCGGAATACCTGCGCCAGAATCCGGATGGAAAATTTATTATCTTTGTTCGTACGCGCGTGCGTGCGGAACGTGTTGCAAAAGCCCTGGCTCGCGTCGAAGTTCAGTCTTTGACCCTGCATGGGGAAAAGGATCAGACCGACCGTGCGGAGGTTATGAAGACCTTCCGCAAAGGGGATTGTAAGATTCTTATCGCCACGGACTTGAGTGCTCGTGGTATCGACATCCCGGATGTCACTCATGTGATCAACTATGACCTTCCCGAAAAGCCGGAGAACTACGTTCACCGCATCGGCCGCACGGGTCGTGGCTTCAATAAAGGTGTGGCGGTTTCTTTCTGCAGTACGGAAGAAAAGCCGTTGCTGGCAGAGGTTGAGTCTTTGATCACCAAAAAGATCGAAGTCCTTAAGGTCAGCAAACAGGATTATAAGGCTATCGTTGAAACACAAGACCTGTCTTTGGATGCAAGTCTGCAGGAGCTTTTGAACAGCGAAGACAACTACAAGAAGGCTTCCAAAAGAAAGAAGAAGTAGAACGGCGCCGAACGATCTGCCTAGTTCTTCTCTAAAAGTTCCTGGATCTTTTCAAAAGGACGTCCGATGGCAGCGGCTTTGCTGCCAATCAGGATCGGGCGTTCCATCAGCTTGGGCTTTTTTGCCAGATGCTGAATCACTTTCTCGGTACTATTCACATCAAAAGGCGCCTCGGTGAAAAGCGCTTCTTTCGTGCGTACCAAGCTCGACACCGGGGTGCCGAGCTTTTGGATCAGCGAACGCAGTTCGGCTTCATCTAAAGGGTCCTCAAGATACTTGCGCACCTCAAGCCCTTCGATGGAACGAAGGGCTTCAATCGCCTCGCGGCTTTTACTGCAGCTGGGATTGTGAAGCAGAACCCACGTCATGACTAGCGAGCCAGCTCAGCTTCAATCGCTTTTACGATTGTGGGATCTTCCGGAGTCATGTCAGGAGCAAAACGTGCCACCACGTTGCCGGATTTGCCGATCAGGAACTTTTCAAAGTTCCACATGATGTCGGAAGGACCGCCAGACAGAAGGCCGTGCTCTTCCAGAACAGATTTCAGTTTGCCGCCCGGAACCTGTTGTGCTGCCGGCTGCAGAGTCGTCAGTTGTTGATACAGTGGATGTTGGCCTTCACCTTTAACAACCATTTTTGCAAACACCGGGAACTTCACACCGAATTGAGTGCGGCAGAATTCCTGGATCTGTTCGTTGGAGCCGGGCTCTTGAGCGCCGAACTCGTTGGCCGGGAAGGCCAGAACGCGCAGTCCCTGGGATTCGTATTTTTGATGAATTTTTTCAAGACCCTCATACTGTGGGGTCAGTCCGCATTCAGAAGCCACGTTCACAACCAAAAGAACTTTGCCGCTATAGTCAGCCAAAGTCGCCTTTTTACCATCTGCCGTGTTGAATTCGATGTGATTAAGAGTGCTCATTAGAATCCTTTCAATGGGTGCTTATCCCTGGATAGGCAGATCTTTATCCAATACCGGGCGGCAGGTAAAGGGACTTTTTGTGTGTACTCCTAATAGAGGTCCACCCATAGTCCAGCCAGTCTGGAGTCTGTTTCATTTTGTGTTCCCAATTCTGGACCTGATCTTCCATGTTTCTTGCTGAATGTCAGGCCGAAATCCATAATTGAATCATGGATTTATTTATTGTTACCGGCGGTTCCAAGGGACTGGGGGAGCAGGTGTGTCTGCAAGCTCTTGAAAGAGGGCATCAGGTCATCAACCTGTCGCGCACTCGGCCAAACATTAAGTCAGAGCGCTTTAAACATGTCACAGCCGATTTCAGTCGGGGATTGAAAACAGTTCAGAAAGTGGACTCTGTTCTGCAAGACATCTCGATGACGGCATTCAAAAAGATTCATCTGATCAACAATGCGGCGCTGATCAATCCGGTGGGCTCATTGGTGGATCTGGATCCGGCCGAGATGAACACCCACCTGGTCACGAATTTGATTTCTCCGCTATTGCTGTCACAAGTGTGTGCGCGGATTGCGACAGAAGAAAAGAAGCCGCTGACGGTCTTCAATATTGGGTCCGGAGCTTCGTTCCGTCCTATTGCCGGGTGGTCGATGTATTGCTCCTCGAAAGCCGGTCTTAAGATGTTTACCGAGAACACGGATTTGGATCTTCAGATGGCCAGGAACAAGAGGATCAAAATTTATCACTTCAGTCCCGGGGTTCTGGATACGCAGATGCAACAGACCATTCGTGGTTTAAAGAAAAAAGATTTTCCTGATGTCGCGAACTTCAAAAAGTTGAAGTCCGAAGACCAGCTGCGCGATCCAGCGGATGTGGCGTCTTTGGTTGTCAGATTCTGCCTGTTCCCACAAACGTCTCAAGGTCAGTCATGTCTGATTACTGTTCAGGATTTAGAGGGGTCTTTGAAATGAATCGTACTTTCTTCTGTGCGGCAGTGATAGCGGTGTGTTTTTTGTTGGGCTTTAAGGTTGCTAATCCGGAAGGTGCGCCTCGGGCGGGAAAAGAAGATCTCAGTTCCACGGCCTCGCAGTTTCAGGATGTGACGGGGGCGACCGGAATTCCCAAAGTTCATTCCGGAACAATCGTCTTTGGAGACTATGACGGTGATGGCTGGGTGGATATGCTGGCTGCGGGTCGCTTGTTCCGTAACGTCAGCAACTCCAGCAATATTCGCTTCACTGATGTGACTGATTCCGTGGGTATTGTAGATCTGAAGGGGGCGCCGTTGTTTGTTGATATCGACAACAACGGCTTGCTGGATATACTGACCACCAAGGGACAAGCCTTCGTGCAAGTGTCTGCAGGTCGCTTTGTAGAATCTTCGAAGGCGTTGCGGTTTGCACTGCCTGATCATGCTCATGACATGGCGATCGTCGATGTCAACAAAGACGGCCTGATGGATGTCCTGGTTGGTTTTGCTGAACCTAAATTCGGTGATCCTTTGCTGCCAGCCAAGATGTACTTAAACATCAAGGGGAAGCACTTCCTGGAAGCGAATCCTTCCATGTTTGCCCAGAATCCGAATTATCTGCGCGGGATTGCTGTCGCGGACTATGATAACAACGGGCAGACCGATGCCTATTTTTCTAACTATCGTCTGCGACCGAACAACTTTTATACTCTGAATCCCACCATCATGGTGGATAAGGCTCCGCTGTTGAATGTTCAGGGCGCTTATGATCCGAAGAAATTCTATGACAGCTCCCGCAAAGAATACTACGGCCCTCGCTATGGGCATACCATTGCTTCGATCTGGGCGGACCTGGATAACGATGGCAATCTGGATTTGTGGGTTTCCAACCTGGTACACAAGTTTGTCGGCATGACCCCGAAAGGAACTTTCGATCAGCGTGGTTATCTGTGTGATGATTCCAAAATCTATCGCAACACCGGGCATCCTTCGTATCGCTTGATCGACGTTCGGGCGGAATCCGGCATTCCTTATCGTCCCATCGGGGACTTCTCGAAGTACAAAGGGGATGAGTTGTGGGCACAGACCACAGCTGCTGACTTTGATAACGACGGCCTGCTCGATGTCTACATCAGTCAGGTTTATGATTTGGCTTACTCGTATTCAGTACTTTACAAAAACACTGGCAAGTTCAAGTTCCAGGACGTCAGCGCCGTTCATGGGACTCGCGTCTTTGACAGCTATGCCGCTGCCTGGGCGGATCTGAATAACGACGGTAAGATGGATCTGGTTCAGTCCGGCAGAGCAAAGAACAAAGAAGCTCCGGCCATTCGTGTTTTGCAAAACGTGATGGGGGATGGAAACAACTATCTGCGCGTGCAGATCAAGGGCACTCGTTCGGGGACTCAGGCGGTGGCGGCCCAGGTACGAGTCTATCATTCTGGCGGGGTCTTCTTGCGTCAGGTGGATGGTGTGACGGGTACGATGAATCAGCAGAATGATCCGACTTTGCATTTCGGTTTGGGGTCGGTGAAGAATATTTCCAAGGTGGAGGTCCGCTGGCCTTCGGGGAAAGTTCAGGTCCTTGATAATGTTTCTGTGAACAGCACTTTGAAAATTGAGGAGCCTCGCTAATGACCACCGAACAACGAGTCGCTTTGGTTCAGGGACAGCTAGAGGCTTACAACGCCCGGGACATTGAGAAGTTTTGTTCGTTCTATCATGCCGACGTCACGGCTTACCGCTTGGGGCAGGATGTGCCGTTCATGGTGGGTATGGAAGCATTTCGCAAGAGTTATGGCGAGAAGTTTAAGAACACGCCGGATCTGCATTGTACTTTGAAAAGTCGGATTGTTTTGAATGGGAAGGTGCTGGATGAGGAGTCCGTGGTTCCCAGTGGGTCGCATGTGGTTGCCATCTACGACTTTAAGGATGGGTTGATTAAGGATATTTGGTTTGTTTATTGAGCCGAGAGAGATTGGCTGCGCCCATCCTGGGCTTGGTCGCTGCGCGACTGTTGGGCAAAGCCCAACACCTAAAAAGCGGCTTCGCCGTCGCGCTAACGCGCGATCGCATCGTGCGACTTTTTACGAACTCTTTCGTTCGAATCGGGCCGACGTATGTTGTCTCTAGTTTAAATTTTTGGGCTTAGTTTTTTGGGAATAAATGGCGGAGAGAGAGAGATTCGAACTCTCGGTAGGCTTGTGACCTACACACGCGTTCCAGGCGTGCGCCTTCAACCACTCGGCCACCTCTCCGCAAACAGGAACGTAAAGAGAAGCCAAAGTATCATAGCGCAACGCGGCAATGCAAGGACTTGTACCAAAAAATTGGGCCTATTCTCCGAAGTATTCGTACAGTTCTTCCTGCCGAACCCGGGCGTAGTGGGCCTTTTGTTTCGCTTTCTGTGCTTGGGCCTCCACAAAGTTCCAGTAGACCACCTGATAGATCAGAAAGACGAAGATTCCTCCGGCCACGGCCAGGAACAGCGGACGATTGTCTTCCCATTCGGCCATTCCGGTGAACAGCACCAGGGGATGCATCAGGAACAGGATCGCGTGCAGCCACATCTCTTCGGCCGAGCACAGTTTGCGGTGGATCCACTCATCCTTGGTCACCAGCAGGCAGGAAAAGCCTGCCAGGATATAATAAACCACTTCGGTCGTTGGCGTCCGGTCCACCAATGCTAGAAACAGCAAGCAGGCAATCACCGAGATTGTGTCCAATGGATGCCCGATGCGTTCCCACCGCGGAAGTCCGCGGCGGCGATGAAATACGAATTCGTCAAATAAGATGGCCGCTCCTTGAATTCCCGACGCAACCAAAAATGCGCTGATCATAGTTTCTCCATCAAACTTCCGCAGACTGTCAGGCCGGGGCCGAAAGCATAGCTGATGATCGGTGTCCCCGACGGAACGCTGTCGTCTCGAAGAATCTGCTCCCACAGGTGCGGCAAGGTTGCTGAAGACATGTTCCCGCGCTGACGAAGCAGGGCGCGGCTGTGGGCGACTTGTTCTTCCTTCAGCTCCAGATGTTTCACAACCTGATCGATGATCTTGGGTCCGCCGGGGTGAACGGCGAAAAGACCGTTTTTGACGACGTGGGAAAGATCGTACCCACGTTCTGCCAGCCAGCGTGTGGTAAAGTCGCGGATCTTATCGCCCACCATCATTGGCACGTCTTTGGACAGACTCATTTTCATGCCCCAGTCCGACACCATCCACTCCATGGCGCCGGTGGTGTTGGGGATCAGCTCTTCATACAGGGATTGAACTCTGAATCCCTGCTTGGGCTGCTGAGTGGACATTGAATAAGCAATGCAGCCGTCGGCAAACAGGCTTTGAATCACCATTTGTTCCAGAGTGGGATCTTCCGGATTCAAATGCAGACTGCAAAGTTCCGTGTGCACCAGATCCACGGTCAGCTTCTTCCCTAGAATGTTTTCATTCGCCAGAAAGCCCGAAGCCATGCGCAGGGCGGGGAAAGCACCATAACATCCCATGTGATAGGAATGCGTGACGGTGACGGGCTTGGGCGCTTTCACGGCGGTCATCTGAGCCGCACTGGGTGAGATGTACCCGGTGCAGCTGACGTGAATCAGATCATCGGGGAAAGTGCGCTCGGCATAGATGCGTTCGAAAAGCTCTTTCACAGTCTTGTGATAGTACTCGTGGCGCATGTGCATACTCACGCCATGAGAACTGGCTTTGACCGGATAGATCGGTTTGTCATCCCAGTTAGAGCGTTCCACGTCGGGGATGAAGAAGTACCTTTTTTCGATCTGCGTTTCCGGGCATCCCACTCGTTGCAGCATCTTCAGGTAATCCTCTTGCGAGTACTCCTGATTCTTCTGCGCCAGCTTGTGGGCCTCGGAAAGCCATTCAAGGCATTCCTTCTGGTTTTTTTGATAAGGCGGCTGTATGGAGTGAAAGTTTTGTAAGTACATGCCTTGAGGCTAAGGACAGCCTCAAGACTTGAATAGATCCAGTGTTACGAAACAGGCGGCTTAGGTTTGGAACGCCACTCTTTATCGACAATCAAACGGGCACCTCGTTTGAAGGTGAAGTAAGCGTACGCCCACTGCCAGATAACGAAAACTTTGTTCTTAAAACCAATCAGATAATAGACGTGAATGAATAACCACAAAATCCACGCGAAGAATCCGCTGAATTTCAGATTGCTGATTTGTGCGATGGCCTTGCGGCGGCCAATCGTGGCCATCTGTCCCTTGTCGAGATACTTAAACTCAAGTCGGGGTTTACCTTCGATTTCTCTTAAAATCTGATTCGCAGCATGGGTCCCTTGCTGCATAGCCACCGAAGCAAGTCCCGGCAGGGCTTGGCCTTTGTCAGTCAGATAACAAGCTTGATCGCCCAAAACAAACACTTCCGGGTGTTCTTTCAAGCTTAAATCTTTTTCGATGATCACTCGTCCCGCACGATCCAGCGGCACACCCAGAGTTTTGTTAATGCTGGAGGGTTGCACGCCGGCGGCCCACAAGATGGTGGCGGCTTTGATGACTTCATCACCTAATACCACAGAATCAGATTTCACATCTGTGACCCGGGTGTTGGTCCAAATCTGCACGCCCAGGTCCTCCAGGTCAGCTGCGGCTTTGCGGGAAAGATCCGGATGGAAGGCGGCAAGAATTCGAGGGCCCGCTTCGATCAGAATCACACGCGTGCGTGAGGGATCAATGTGGCGGAAGTCCTTGGTCAATGTGTGGCGGCTGATTTCGCCAATGGTGCCGGCAAGCTCGACGCCGGTCGGGCCCGCGCCCACGATCA encodes:
- a CDS encoding NAD(P)/FAD-dependent oxidoreductase → MPKKVVIVGGGFAGLKAARALGNNEDVSVTLIDRRNYHLFQPLLYQVATAGLSPAEISGPIRGILSKYKNVSVFLDNLENVDLTNKKIQVQDRSLEYDYLILACGAKHSYFAHPEWEENAPGLKTLEQATEIRRRLLMAFERAEKETDPEKQKQQLTFVIVGAGPTGVELAGTIGEISRHTLTKDFRHIDPSRTRVILIEAGPRILAAFHPDLSRKAAADLEDLGVQIWTNTRVTDVKSDSVVLGDEVIKAATILWAAGVQPSSINKTLGVPLDRAGRVIIEKDLSLKEHPEVFVLGDQACYLTDKGQALPGLASVAMQQGTHAANQILREIEGKPRLEFKYLDKGQMATIGRRKAIAQISNLKFSGFFAWILWLFIHVYYLIGFKNKVFVIWQWAYAYFTFKRGARLIVDKEWRSKPKPPVS